A window from Trinickia violacea encodes these proteins:
- a CDS encoding thioredoxin family protein, with protein sequence MQNDTAYSKTAPTRAEVDALAGATVLEFGTDWCGYCRGAQPAIGQALAKLTHARHLKIEDGPGRPLGRSFKVKLWPTLIFLLDGAEVARVVRPADVAAIDDGIAALE encoded by the coding sequence ATGCAAAACGACACCGCCTATTCAAAGACCGCACCCACGCGTGCGGAAGTCGACGCGCTCGCCGGCGCCACCGTGCTCGAATTCGGCACCGATTGGTGCGGCTACTGCCGAGGTGCGCAGCCCGCCATCGGGCAGGCGCTCGCCAAACTCACTCACGCACGGCATCTGAAGATCGAAGACGGCCCGGGACGGCCGCTTGGGCGCTCGTTCAAGGTCAAGCTGTGGCCCACATTGATCTTCCTGCTCGACGGCGCGGAAGTGGCGCGCGTGGTGCGTCCCGCGGACGTCGCCGCGATTGACGACGGCATCGCTGCGCTCGAATAG
- a CDS encoding PQQ-binding-like beta-propeller repeat protein translates to MHIGRPISRFLALAGWLTCALYGTVYAQGADAVLGYHRSDDRSGQYVVPGLTWESAARLHRDAGFDGRVDGHVYAQPLYWHPPGSANGLLIVATEANVVYALDAVTGRPLWRTALGTPAPRSALPCGNIDPLGITGTPVIDPASGALYLDALVVRPNGLAHLVYGLSLRDGSMLPGWPVDVAAGLQAHGSSFATDVQNQRGALMLADGRLFVPYGGHWGDCGDYHGWVVGLRLDQPGVFGAWRTRASKGGIWAPGGIAAADGALFVSTGNTEGASTWGDGEAVIRLAPDLHRSANPRDAFAPRDWFELDDRDLDLGGANPMPVELHGRRLIVALGKDGKAYLLDRDNLGGIGGALDVAHVASRPIRTGPASYPAQDGVFVVFQGEGAACPGGARTDGLVALNVGAAARGGMSTAWCAEVDGAGSPITTTSDGSADRIVWMAGAEGDNRLHGFRADNGQPVFGGGGADERMPGLRHFVTAVAAGRRLYVAGDGRVYAFSVGP, encoded by the coding sequence ATGCACATCGGCAGACCGATTTCCCGATTTCTTGCACTGGCCGGCTGGTTGACGTGCGCGCTGTACGGCACCGTATACGCGCAGGGCGCCGACGCCGTTCTCGGCTATCACCGCTCCGATGACCGCAGCGGCCAATACGTCGTGCCCGGCCTGACGTGGGAAAGCGCAGCGCGCCTGCACCGCGACGCGGGTTTCGACGGCAGGGTCGACGGCCATGTCTACGCCCAGCCCCTCTACTGGCACCCGCCCGGCTCCGCGAACGGGCTCTTGATCGTCGCGACGGAGGCGAACGTCGTCTACGCGCTCGACGCCGTGACCGGCCGCCCTCTCTGGCGCACGGCGCTCGGCACGCCGGCGCCGCGTTCCGCCTTGCCGTGCGGGAACATCGATCCGCTCGGCATCACGGGGACGCCGGTCATCGATCCGGCGAGCGGCGCGCTGTATCTCGACGCGCTGGTCGTCCGCCCGAATGGACTCGCGCATCTCGTGTACGGGTTGTCGTTACGGGACGGATCGATGCTGCCGGGCTGGCCGGTCGACGTCGCTGCGGGCCTCCAGGCGCACGGCTCGTCGTTTGCCACTGACGTGCAGAACCAGCGCGGCGCGCTGATGCTCGCCGATGGCCGGCTCTTCGTGCCCTACGGCGGCCATTGGGGCGATTGCGGGGACTATCACGGCTGGGTGGTTGGCCTGCGGCTCGACCAGCCCGGCGTGTTCGGCGCCTGGCGCACGCGCGCGAGCAAGGGCGGCATCTGGGCGCCGGGCGGCATCGCCGCGGCCGATGGTGCGCTCTTCGTCTCGACCGGCAACACCGAGGGCGCCTCGACGTGGGGCGACGGCGAAGCCGTCATCCGGCTCGCACCCGATCTGCACCGGTCCGCAAACCCGCGCGATGCGTTCGCACCGCGCGACTGGTTCGAACTCGACGACCGCGATCTCGACCTCGGCGGCGCGAACCCCATGCCGGTCGAGCTGCACGGCCGACGGTTGATCGTCGCGCTGGGCAAGGACGGCAAGGCGTATCTGCTCGACCGCGACAACCTCGGCGGCATTGGCGGCGCGCTCGATGTCGCCCACGTCGCGAGCCGGCCGATCCGTACCGGGCCGGCGTCCTATCCCGCGCAGGACGGCGTGTTCGTCGTGTTCCAAGGCGAGGGCGCCGCGTGCCCGGGCGGCGCGAGAACGGACGGCCTGGTCGCGCTCAATGTCGGCGCGGCGGCTCGCGGCGGCATGAGCACCGCATGGTGCGCGGAGGTGGATGGCGCCGGCAGCCCGATCACGACGACCAGCGACGGCAGCGCCGACCGCATCGTGTGGATGGCGGGCGCGGAGGGCGACAACCGCCTGCATGGTTTTCGCGCGGACAACGGTCAGCCGGTGTTCGGCGGCGGTGGCGCGGACGAACGCATGCCGGGGCTGCGGCATTTCGTGACCGCGGTGGCGGCGGGGCGACGGCTTTATGTGGCGGGGGACGGGAGGGTTTACGCGTTTAGCGTGGGGCCGTAG
- a CDS encoding type II toxin-antitoxin system HicB family antitoxin, with protein sequence MDFPIAIHRDEGSVYGVIVPDIPGCHSWGDTLDDAIRNAKEAIVGHVSTLLELGEDVGFTCSTVEELAGKPEFAGVVWALVDVDLSKLDSKPERINISIPRFVLRRIDAYVEGRHETRSGFLARAALEALAHAAKPQAA encoded by the coding sequence ATGGATTTCCCGATCGCCATCCATCGAGACGAAGGAAGCGTCTACGGCGTCATCGTTCCCGATATCCCCGGTTGCCATTCGTGGGGCGATACGCTCGACGATGCAATCAGGAATGCAAAGGAAGCAATAGTCGGCCACGTTTCGACCTTGCTGGAACTCGGCGAAGACGTCGGGTTCACGTGCTCGACGGTCGAGGAATTGGCAGGAAAGCCCGAATTTGCGGGCGTAGTTTGGGCACTCGTCGACGTCGATTTATCGAAGCTCGATTCAAAGCCCGAGCGCATCAATATCAGCATCCCGCGGTTTGTTCTGCGCAGGATCGACGCCTACGTCGAAGGCCGTCACGAAACGCGTAGCGGATTTTTGGCAAGGGCGGCACTGGAAGCGTTGGCCCACGCCGCGAAGCCACAGGCCGCGTAG
- a CDS encoding autotransporter: protein MSDIHAVPNHGIVPTTQPDPQHPATHNTTPQPAAPQPTGPLVEQTALGRLSNAMSRTGERLRTRKFDVSTAVSQSSLHGKPFAPADFKAGGERYEAKPVETSTVAATPLRKTEKEARAALSKTARTSTEADKTAAPTATQVTPHVPLDAMSGDTALADYVAHRFPDTPNTAAAAAALSQRLAALGAQAGSPPTTRGALIGQALHAANVGNAHEATQVLDALEHLDFAHMDTARSNSPVDVHAWLVARTLARTDAGYDALEHLRNHGQPSNESASVRLSRQMMLQTADALDPAPVGHGARPDPSPAAVAARHDPPPGTSLTQAPLAWQAYHAAATLTTHGRNALTPDQRGAFFAWRQNFREDGRGTELSLARERLNKFSAKTINRVGESRWKSFLPRLFGKERSPLSALRYGTQGVPRKTIGSEKAALEQAMRDALPPLLERPEMRPAAALSHARPEQSVAELAAMHVWLETGGFPNGKLEPEHLQAIAQRAQQLCDQTEARDVGSPATLQRMREQTARWAQTDPHTLAKSKPFKSIAKQSFDLERLASWGKVAKVPADSPFWTQVNALKQRARPEPVKGQANDVDTVRQSLKEVAHDLQSSSRLRLADGTRVGFSTRGLSANLSKVLHMGAVPIAPRIDVRASKTREAVVELSRGTHGVEMFVGTAKTHVLHAGAGVLVGYDFDVGLTKLRAGVTTQAVLHSQERSEPSGVSLRVARRVNQNGTGYDDAAMRTKLEGIIDHVFDESTQAHTGTSRDTWNRLADRYFDDPDVSISWTDSVQRTVKRGVSADAGVSALVPTASSPVRAGFNIGIGYEKTAKQTLDSDDKSGRLRVEQHRVGAGSRLLGRASGTASFTESVGSHDSSVGVGVTSLDAPSVTATFKDDSRLAKVTLIREGNTLAHRACLFDTEYTSAETYTHAVDASREQWIDLFSQQVLDEQRAERQQATLSNQPWPLQKDARLLAAERLDKHLGDVKANRRPNQTYFHRYRMKKSAAKQIDALSAMAAQLPAQGASAERAQIDGRIDRILNDAGSWMPVELKVKERTTTTHSPGINFALQLNAQTSATGDRELFAESVPFALAERLDQ, encoded by the coding sequence ATGTCGGATATCCACGCCGTACCGAATCACGGGATCGTTCCCACGACGCAACCCGACCCGCAGCACCCCGCGACGCACAACACGACGCCCCAGCCGGCGGCCCCGCAGCCTACCGGACCGCTCGTCGAACAGACGGCGCTCGGACGCTTGTCGAATGCGATGTCCCGCACCGGCGAGCGCTTGCGCACTCGCAAGTTCGACGTGAGCACGGCGGTGTCGCAATCGAGCCTGCACGGCAAGCCGTTCGCGCCGGCCGATTTCAAAGCGGGCGGCGAGCGCTATGAAGCGAAGCCCGTCGAGACATCGACGGTTGCCGCGACGCCGCTCAGGAAGACCGAGAAGGAGGCGCGCGCGGCGCTCTCGAAGACCGCGCGCACGAGCACCGAAGCGGACAAGACCGCCGCGCCGACGGCGACCCAAGTCACGCCCCACGTCCCGCTCGACGCGATGAGCGGCGACACGGCGCTCGCCGACTACGTCGCCCATCGGTTCCCCGACACGCCCAACACTGCGGCCGCCGCCGCTGCGCTCTCGCAACGCCTCGCCGCGCTCGGCGCACAAGCCGGCTCGCCGCCGACCACGCGCGGCGCACTGATCGGGCAGGCGTTGCATGCGGCGAACGTCGGCAACGCGCACGAAGCGACCCAGGTGCTCGACGCGCTCGAACACCTCGACTTCGCGCATATGGACACGGCACGCTCGAACTCGCCCGTCGACGTGCACGCGTGGCTCGTCGCCCGCACGCTTGCCCGCACCGACGCCGGCTACGACGCGCTCGAGCATCTGCGCAACCACGGGCAGCCGTCGAACGAGAGCGCGTCGGTGCGGCTGTCGCGGCAGATGATGCTGCAAACCGCCGACGCGCTCGATCCCGCGCCGGTTGGTCACGGTGCGCGTCCCGATCCGTCGCCGGCCGCGGTCGCCGCGCGCCATGATCCGCCGCCCGGCACGTCCTTGACCCAAGCGCCGCTCGCCTGGCAGGCGTACCACGCCGCCGCGACGCTCACGACGCACGGCCGCAACGCGCTGACGCCCGACCAGCGAGGCGCGTTCTTCGCGTGGCGCCAGAACTTCCGCGAAGACGGACGCGGCACCGAACTCTCGCTCGCCCGCGAGCGTTTGAACAAGTTCTCGGCGAAGACGATCAACCGCGTCGGCGAGAGCCGCTGGAAATCGTTCCTGCCGCGCCTGTTCGGCAAAGAGCGCTCGCCGCTCTCGGCGCTGCGCTACGGCACGCAAGGCGTGCCGCGCAAGACGATCGGCAGCGAGAAAGCCGCGCTCGAGCAGGCGATGCGCGACGCACTGCCGCCGCTCCTCGAACGTCCCGAGATGCGGCCGGCGGCAGCGCTGTCGCATGCGCGTCCCGAGCAGTCCGTGGCGGAACTCGCGGCGATGCACGTGTGGCTGGAGACCGGCGGCTTCCCGAACGGCAAGCTCGAGCCCGAGCACCTGCAGGCCATCGCGCAGCGCGCACAGCAGCTCTGCGATCAGACGGAGGCGCGCGACGTCGGCTCGCCGGCCACGCTGCAGCGGATGCGCGAGCAGACCGCGCGCTGGGCGCAGACCGATCCGCACACGCTCGCCAAGAGCAAGCCGTTCAAATCGATCGCCAAGCAGTCGTTCGATCTCGAGCGGCTCGCGTCGTGGGGCAAGGTCGCCAAGGTGCCCGCGGATTCGCCGTTCTGGACGCAGGTCAATGCGCTGAAGCAACGGGCGCGGCCCGAGCCCGTCAAGGGGCAGGCCAACGATGTCGACACCGTGCGCCAGTCGTTGAAGGAGGTCGCGCACGACTTGCAATCGAGCTCGCGGCTGCGGCTCGCCGACGGCACGCGCGTCGGCTTCAGCACGCGCGGTTTGTCGGCGAATCTGTCGAAGGTGCTGCACATGGGCGCCGTGCCGATCGCGCCCCGCATCGACGTGCGCGCGTCGAAGACTCGTGAGGCCGTCGTCGAACTGAGCCGCGGCACGCACGGCGTAGAGATGTTCGTCGGTACCGCGAAGACCCATGTGCTCCACGCGGGCGCCGGCGTGCTGGTCGGCTACGACTTCGACGTCGGCTTGACCAAGCTGCGCGCCGGCGTCACGACGCAGGCCGTGCTGCATTCGCAGGAGCGCTCGGAGCCGAGCGGCGTGTCGCTGCGCGTCGCGCGCCGCGTGAACCAGAACGGCACCGGCTACGACGACGCCGCGATGCGCACCAAGCTCGAAGGCATCATCGACCACGTCTTCGACGAGTCCACGCAGGCGCACACCGGCACCTCGCGCGACACCTGGAACCGCCTCGCCGATCGCTACTTCGACGACCCCGACGTGTCGATCAGCTGGACCGACAGCGTCCAGCGCACGGTGAAGCGCGGCGTATCGGCCGACGCGGGCGTCTCGGCGCTCGTGCCGACGGCCAGCTCGCCGGTTCGCGCGGGCTTCAACATCGGCATCGGCTACGAGAAGACCGCGAAGCAAACGCTCGATTCCGACGACAAGAGCGGCCGGCTGCGCGTCGAGCAGCATCGCGTGGGCGCAGGCTCGCGTCTGCTCGGACGTGCGAGCGGCACGGCCAGCTTCACGGAATCGGTCGGGTCGCATGATTCGTCGGTGGGCGTCGGCGTGACGTCGCTCGATGCGCCTTCCGTGACGGCGACGTTCAAGGACGACAGCCGCCTCGCGAAAGTGACGCTCATCCGCGAAGGCAACACGCTCGCCCATCGAGCGTGCTTGTTCGATACCGAGTACACGAGCGCCGAAACGTACACGCACGCGGTCGATGCGAGCCGCGAGCAATGGATCGACCTCTTCTCGCAGCAGGTGCTCGACGAGCAGCGCGCCGAGCGTCAGCAGGCGACGCTCAGCAACCAGCCGTGGCCGCTGCAGAAGGATGCGCGCCTGCTCGCGGCGGAGCGGCTCGACAAGCACCTCGGCGACGTGAAGGCGAACCGGCGGCCGAACCAGACGTACTTCCATCGCTACCGCATGAAGAAGAGCGCGGCCAAGCAGATCGACGCGCTCTCGGCGATGGCGGCGCAGCTGCCCGCGCAGGGCGCGAGCGCCGAGCGCGCGCAGATCGACGGCAGGATCGACCGCATTCTGAACGACGCGGGCTCGTGGATGCCGGTCGAGCTGAAGGTCAAGGAACGCACGACGACCACGCACAGCCCCGGCATCAACTTCGCGCTGCAGCTCAACGCGCAGACGAGCGCGACGGGGGATCGCGAGTTGTTTGCGGAGAGTGTGCCGTTTGCGTTGGCGGAGCGTCTCGATCAATGA
- a CDS encoding MFS transporter encodes MIGIRTPTRTHDVQTDSIQRPNTLSQIPRGVWVLGFVSLFMDISSETIHSLLPMFLVTSLGASAMTVGLIEGIAEAAAPIVKMFSGALSDYLGNRKWLAVIGYGMGTLSKPLFALAPTAGIVLTARVVDRIGKGIRGAPRDALVADITPAHLRGAAYGLRQALDTVGAFIGPLVAVALMLLWADRFRWVFWVAVIPGLVAVALLIFGIREPAWQPGAKRVNPVRFDSLRKLSRTYWWVVVAGAVITLARFSEAFLVLRAMQGGVPIALVPLVMVAMNVVYSLSAYPFGKLADSMSHARLLAMGLVVLIGSDIVLAHGNTWPIVLLGVALWGLHMGLTQGLLATMVAHAAPAELKGTAFGFFNLMSGLATLIASVIAGGLWDRFGAATTFYAGAGFCVIALLALAGQASTRNRRAV; translated from the coding sequence ATGATTGGAATCCGGACGCCGACAAGGACCCACGACGTGCAGACCGACTCCATCCAGCGCCCCAACACGCTGAGCCAGATTCCGCGCGGCGTCTGGGTTCTCGGTTTCGTGAGCCTGTTCATGGACATCTCATCGGAAACCATCCACAGCCTCCTGCCGATGTTCCTCGTGACGAGCCTCGGTGCGAGCGCCATGACGGTCGGGCTGATCGAAGGCATCGCGGAGGCGGCTGCGCCGATCGTCAAGATGTTCTCCGGCGCGTTGAGCGACTACCTCGGCAACCGCAAATGGCTGGCGGTGATCGGCTACGGCATGGGCACGCTGAGCAAGCCGCTGTTCGCGCTTGCGCCGACTGCGGGCATCGTCTTGACGGCGCGCGTCGTCGACCGGATCGGCAAGGGCATCCGCGGGGCGCCGCGGGACGCGCTCGTCGCCGACATCACACCCGCGCACTTGCGCGGCGCCGCCTACGGCTTGCGGCAGGCGCTCGACACGGTCGGCGCTTTCATTGGCCCGCTTGTCGCGGTCGCGCTGATGCTGTTGTGGGCGGACCGCTTCCGTTGGGTCTTTTGGGTGGCCGTCATCCCGGGGCTCGTCGCCGTTGCGCTATTGATCTTCGGTATCAGGGAGCCCGCGTGGCAGCCGGGTGCGAAGCGCGTCAATCCGGTCCGGTTCGATAGCTTGAGGAAACTCAGCCGCACGTATTGGTGGGTCGTCGTCGCCGGAGCGGTCATCACGCTTGCGCGCTTCAGCGAGGCGTTCCTCGTGCTGCGCGCGATGCAAGGCGGCGTGCCGATTGCGCTCGTGCCGCTCGTCATGGTCGCGATGAACGTCGTGTATTCGCTGTCGGCTTATCCGTTCGGAAAACTGGCTGATTCGATGAGCCATGCGCGGCTGCTGGCGATGGGCCTGGTCGTGCTGATCGGGTCCGACATCGTGCTCGCGCACGGCAACACCTGGCCGATCGTGTTGCTTGGCGTCGCGCTATGGGGGCTGCATATGGGCCTGACGCAAGGGCTGCTCGCGACGATGGTGGCGCACGCCGCGCCCGCCGAATTGAAGGGGACCGCGTTCGGTTTCTTTAACCTGATGAGCGGACTGGCGACGCTGATTGCAAGCGTCATCGCGGGTGGGTTGTGGGACCGGTTCGGTGCAGCAACGACCTTCTATGCGGGAGCGGGCTTTTGCGTGATCGCGTTGCTCGCGTTGGCTGGGCAAGCTTCGACGCGAAACCGACGCGCCGTCTAA
- a CDS encoding cupin domain-containing protein produces MERPDFIRHWTELEGEDNKHYPGDTELQGIGAPLAAKLGLTRIGIHHVRLLPGRRTSYPHAESAEEEFAFVLEGTPDVWIDGHLHRLAPGDSVAFPAGTGICHTFLNNTDQEARLMVIGERPKDENRIRYPMNEAYEATREDRWVDWPARPLGPHDGKPARKGS; encoded by the coding sequence ATGGAGCGACCCGATTTCATCCGGCACTGGACCGAACTCGAGGGTGAAGACAACAAGCACTATCCGGGCGATACGGAGCTACAGGGCATCGGCGCGCCGCTTGCGGCCAAGCTCGGGCTGACGCGCATCGGCATTCACCACGTGCGGCTCTTGCCTGGGCGACGCACGTCGTACCCGCATGCGGAAAGCGCTGAGGAAGAGTTCGCGTTCGTGCTCGAAGGCACGCCGGACGTATGGATCGACGGCCATCTGCATCGCCTCGCGCCCGGCGATTCGGTCGCGTTTCCGGCGGGCACCGGCATTTGCCACACCTTCCTCAACAACACGGATCAAGAGGCCCGGCTGATGGTGATCGGCGAAAGGCCGAAGGACGAAAACCGCATCCGCTATCCGATGAACGAAGCGTATGAGGCGACGCGCGAGGATCGCTGGGTGGATTGGCCGGCGCGTCCGCTTGGGCCGCACGACGGCAAGCCGGCGCGCAAGGGGTCATGA
- a CDS encoding type II toxin-antitoxin system HicA family toxin → MNSSKLIRMLEDDGWKRVRVTGSHHHFKHAGRRGLVTVPHPKKDLPVGTVKSILKAAGLN, encoded by the coding sequence ATGAATTCATCGAAACTCATCCGCATGCTCGAGGACGACGGCTGGAAACGGGTGAGGGTGACCGGTAGCCATCATCACTTCAAACACGCCGGCAGACGCGGTTTGGTGACGGTTCCGCACCCCAAGAAAGATCTGCCTGTCGGCACCGTCAAGAGCATTTTGAAAGCAGCCGGTCTCAACTGA
- a CDS encoding DMT family transporter — MASLRAAFAAYGATSLFVLLWSSGAVFAELGVQHAPAFAFLVLRFALASSVLAVFGVWRQRWLPARGTRLQVAGTGALITGGYAICYLLSLARGLTPGVLATILGVQPILTLLLVERRYSATRVAGLCMALGGLALVVYRGADDVRLPASGVLFALAALACMTLGAIFQKGLKQAPIDVLPLQNAVSLALCMLIAPFEPLAFKPSVSVLVPLLWLGIVISIFAQLLFYRLVRSGNLVNVTSLFYLVPVVTALMDYVFFGNRLLPLGIAGMCAILLGLALALRTGPERAR; from the coding sequence ATGGCTTCTTTACGAGCCGCATTTGCGGCCTATGGCGCGACCTCACTCTTCGTCTTGCTTTGGAGCAGCGGCGCGGTCTTCGCGGAGCTGGGCGTGCAGCACGCGCCCGCGTTCGCGTTCCTGGTGCTGCGCTTCGCGCTTGCATCGTCGGTGCTGGCGGTTTTCGGCGTATGGCGGCAGCGCTGGCTGCCCGCTCGCGGCACCCGGCTGCAAGTGGCCGGCACCGGCGCATTGATTACCGGCGGCTACGCGATCTGCTATCTGCTCTCGCTCGCGCGCGGCCTCACGCCCGGCGTGCTCGCCACGATCCTCGGCGTGCAGCCGATTCTCACGCTGCTGCTCGTGGAGCGCCGCTACTCGGCGACGCGCGTCGCCGGGCTCTGCATGGCATTGGGCGGGCTCGCGCTCGTCGTTTATCGCGGCGCCGACGATGTGCGGCTGCCGGCGAGCGGCGTGCTGTTCGCGCTGGCCGCGCTCGCGTGCATGACGCTCGGCGCGATCTTTCAGAAGGGCTTGAAACAGGCGCCGATCGACGTCCTGCCGTTGCAAAACGCGGTAAGCCTCGCGCTGTGCATGTTGATTGCGCCTTTCGAGCCGCTCGCATTCAAGCCGAGCGTGAGCGTGCTGGTGCCGCTGCTGTGGCTGGGCATCGTGATCTCGATCTTCGCACAACTGCTGTTCTATCGGCTCGTGCGAAGCGGCAATCTGGTCAACGTGACGAGCCTCTTTTATCTGGTGCCCGTTGTGACCGCGCTGATGGACTACGTGTTTTTCGGCAACCGGTTGCTGCCGTTGGGGATAGCCGGCATGTGCGCGATTCTGCTCGGACTCGCGCTCGCGCTGCGCACCGGGCCTGAGCGAGCACGCTGA